The following is a genomic window from Saccopteryx bilineata isolate mSacBil1 chromosome 4, mSacBil1_pri_phased_curated, whole genome shotgun sequence.
GCAGGGacagggcggggggtggggggtggaccaGCTCCCTTAGGGTCAGACTCCCACCCTCACAGACAGCAGGCAAAGGCAATGGGCCCCAGGTGGGACAACTCAGAGTGAAGTCCCTGCTTCCTGCCCTGGGTGTCCTAGGAGTGAGTGTAAGAATGGGTAGCCCAGGGTGCAGCTGGGAGCTGCCTGGAGGCTGCTCATTCTGAAATTCTGCTATGTCTGGCCTTCTGGAGTCCTGGGACTGGACTCTGGACTAGAGGCCGGCCAGGAGCTGCTGGGAAAAGTGTTCCCGAGGTTCTAACCCTCCCACGAACATCCCCCCTCCCAGCCAGGCCCACGTTTCTGCTTGTTGACCTGTAGGCTCCCGGCCGGACCTAAGGTGAAAGCTGCAGGTTGAGAGGTTAGAGGGGCTGCTGGGCTGCCCCATGGGGCAGTTGTGGCaggtgggcggggcagggcgTATGTACATGGTGGTGTCCAGCAGGGGGCACTGGAGGCCATGCCTCACTCAGGGGAGTAGGACACCTGCCACACAATGATGTGGCTGCGTTCGGCCTTGGACAGCATGGGTTTCACCTGGCTCACATCCGCCGCACTCTCCTCCGTCTCATCGTCTTCTCCATCACCTGGAGAGAGAGCAGATGGCTGTATGGGGCAGCCCCTGCCTGGGAGCCCTTGGGGCCTGAAGGCAGCGCCCACTCACCGATGCGGAAGTCAATGTAGCCCTCCCCACCACTCAGCACCAGCACGTTCTTCAGCTTCTGGCCCTCGGCATCCGCAGTGGGGGCAGCGGGCCCAGGGCTCTCGGACGGGCTGTCCAGCACGCTGCCGTTGAGAGTGGCCAGCACATTCCCTGCCATGGGGTATAGGAACCTTAGCAGGACAACTAGAGCCCCCATGCAGGCTTCTAAAGGGAGGCCACAGGTGCCATCTGCCTGCAGGGAGTGGGGTCTACCAACTCACCTGGCACCGAGACAAAGAACTTGACGGCATCCCGGTGCCCATGGAAGCAGAGCTGGGCCTGGGCCATGGAGCAGTAGGGGATGAAGCTGCTGGCCGATTTGTCAGTGCTGTCGTCGCCGTACACGTGGATGACGCCCCCTGGGCGGGCCCCCTCCCCAGATGTGGGCGATGTCTTGTTAGCTGGAGATAGAGAGGGGTCTGGAGGGGCTGACCCCACCAACTGGGAGATCTCCAGCAGGCGAGGGCAGAAGGTAGGAGCACACCAGGGCCCACAGGGCATCTTGGGAAGGGGACTTTCCGAGAAAGGGGGCTGGCCTCTGGACTCACCTCGGAGCCCCAAGAGCTGGCCTCGGTGCAGGACCACagctgggggaggtgaggggcagagcatggaaggagagatgagagaagcaGTCACAGGGGAGGCAGGCTGAGGATGCCTGTGGCAAGCGCAGCCCAGTGTCCTGAGTGTGGTCTGGCAGAGCACGCCTGCCCCAGGACCCTGCCACACGCCCTTCAGTGGCTGCCTTCACCACCTCTGCAGATGTCTGGGTCACTCACTCTCAGTCAGTGGGATGGAGATGACGACTCCATTGCCGGTGCCCACCCAGAGACGGTTGCCCGCAATAAGCAGGGCCGTGATGCGCACGAAAGAGAAGCCCAGCTTGCCCGTGcctgggtggagggggaggagtaaaTGGGGTCGGCATTGCGTCATGggtcctccctgccctgctagcCCCAACCCAGCACAGCCTTACCTAGCATCTTGCTGACATAGGGCTCAATGTCCACGTCCTGCAGGTGCTGATGGGTGTGTGCATGGTACAGCCGCAATGTGGAGTCCAAGCGGATGGATACCCACACCCCATCACCAATCCATGCCAGCTGCCGCACCTGGCTCTCCCGCCGTGGGTGGGCATCAAATGACTTCTGCAAGGTCACAGCAGCCCATCAGTGGGGGCAAGGGAAGGGGAGCTGGACCTGCCATACCCAAGGCTTCTCCCTGGTGTTTGCCCAGCTCACTGTGATCTTCACTCTAGCACCTCATTTGCTCCCATGGTCGGCTTCTAGGAGGAACCCAGCCATCCACCCTACACCTGAGCCCGCATATAGGTGGCTGAGGAAAGGTGTGTGCATCCCACAGAGGTGTCAGTCTGACTTGTTTTAGGGTGAAGCAGCAGGCCGACTCCAGACTGCATTAACAGCTCAGCTGCCCTCTGCCTGCCTATGACCTTAACCAAATGAGTCACTTACCGGAGTGCAGTTTCTTTGACCTCACGGAGCCCCCACATCTATTAGAAGGCGTGTAGGGAGCGGTGCTGGCAGCAAGTCTCTCCCCCCCGAGTCCTTTCCGCGAGCACTTGCCTCTATCTGCATTGTCTTGGGCTGGATGACGTGCACCTTGTTCTTGTAGCCGCACCAGACCCGGTCATACACAACAGCCATACATCGAATGGAGTGGTGGGGGTGGCCCAGGTCCATCAGGTGATAGTTGCTCAGATCCCACTGGCCATCTACAGAGAGCCCACAGCTGCTCATGACTGGCCAGGTCCCCCATCTCACAGTGGGGGTGCTTTCCACCCTGTCAGGACCATCAGATGCTGCTCAACTGCCCCCCGCCGCCAGGCCTCACCTTCTCCTCGGTGGAAGATGGCGAGAGTTCCGTCTGCCAGAGCCACTAGTACTCGTCCTTTCACATGCCTGGAATGGCAAGGGGGTGAGCCAGGCTCGGGCTAGGCTGTCCAGGGCCCCCTCCTGATGCCCCGCCCTCAGCAGGGGCACATACACCAGGCTCAGCACTGAGTCCTTCAGCTTGATGGAGTGTAGACACTTCTTCCAGTTGGACACGGCTGAGTGCACGTACAGCCTGCAGGGGAGACTCAGGTAGGCAGGGGCTTGCCCAGGGGGTCTTCCCCCAACCTGCTCCCAGATCCCCACCTACCAGCCATTCTGAGCTCCCAGCCACATGGTGGGCGAGGCACTGCTGCTGGCCCCCCTGGGGTCCCCACTGGGTTCCGGCTCAGGCTGCACACCACTAAGGTTGGCCTCGGGCCCATGTTCACTGCAGGAAGAATCAAGGCTCCAGGGCAGCCCGTGGAGGTCTATCCCCGCCCACCTCTGCCAGCCTTCCCTCCCCTCGTCTCTGCCCCATCTGAGAGAGCCCACCTGCCAGGCTGGGCACTGGGGGGTGGGACAGGGGCTGGGTCAGTGAAGACATGTTCCGTGAGGGGCCCGGGTCTCACTGCAGCCGTCTCTGCCTCACTGGGCCCAGAGTCAGGGACCTCTGTGGCCTCCGTGGCCTCCTCCGTGGATTGAGACGGGTTGACCTTCCCATTGGCGACAGTAGCCACCTCCCCTGTGAAAGGGAGGGGTAAGCTTGGCTGGGCAAGGGGAGGAACaaatgaggcagagagaaggcTGCTCCTGGGCTTTGTCCAGACTCACCCTGGCCCTTGTCCAGCACTGGGGTGTCCCCTCGGGAGGAGCAGTTGCTCCGTGGCACGTTGCAGCGGGTGGCGCAGCCCACCAGGGTGATGCCCGCCAGCACACCATCTGTACCAGAATCCTCCGGGTTCACATCACTGTCGAGGAAGATCTCTCCTGGAGGGTAGTCACTGTCGCTGGCCGCTGCAAGACCACACCCAGAGTTCATGTCCCAGTGGGGTGTGAGGAGGAAATAGGGGTTGCCTGCTGACTTCTAATCGGGTGAGCATCACATCACGTCTTCTGCGTCCTTAAGACTAAGCAAGACGAGACCACCAGCGAGGCATTCCTTGAACAGCCCCCACCAGCTCCCGTGTGCCCACAGTGTGTCACAGAAGGCAGGTGTTGCTCTGCAAGTCTCCTGATTAACACCCTAGCCCTCCCCGGAGCAGCACAAACCCACCCTCCTGGGGGCTGGGCCCCGTGGGGGGTGGCGCTCACCGGGGATGCTGGAGATGCACAGGACGTGGGCATTGCAGACGGTGAACTGGTCCACGACAgtgcctggctggttggcatcAATGATCACCACTTTGCTGGTGGTCAGGGTGCTGGTGAGGATCCATACCCGGCTGGAGGTGGCATCTGTCTCAGGGAGCTCCTTCGTCTGCCAGGGCACAGGAGACCAGGCTGGTGCCCAAGGGTGGGTGCCTCCAGCAACCACATGGGACCATGGGGGCCTCTTGGAATCTTTGGGATCTAGCCTTGTTCATGGCCTTAGGGGACACGGCTGTCCTGTCCCATAGCCAGGATGGTGAGCAATCTAGATTGTTGGCATACGTGGTCTCACTAGTTCCTAAATCAAGCCACAACACAAAATGAAGCCTCCGACTCCGAGCGTGAGACATTTCCTGCCACCCCCCTGGCTTAGCCCCTCCCACCACTACTCGGCAGGCAGTGAGAGCTGCTCCTGGCCAGGAGAGACGCCGGCAGGGGACCTGACTCCTCAGCCTCGCTGACTGCCGAGTCTTGAACCTCCTGGCCTTCCCTGCCCACCACAGCTCCTGGCTCCTGAGTGCTAGACAAGAACCAGGAGGCAGCTCAGCCCTGGGCCTGCCCTAGGAAGGGGAAGGCAGCCTCAGATGAGCTCAGTCTTGGGGCACTGTCCCCAGCTCTCCTGTTTCCATCACTCCCACCTAGATCCTGATGCTGGGGACAGCATGAACATGCAGCTGACAGAAGATGCTGGCGAGGCAGTGCAAGCACAGACAGCCCTGACCCTCCCGCCACTCTGACCTTCTTCTTCTCGGGGGATGTGTGGTTGCTCTTGGCTTCTCCTTCCACTTCCTGGTTGCAGGTCAGAGGGTCCAAGCCTGGCTCCAGCTTGACTCCATTTCCAGTGTGGTCCTCCCTCGGTTTCCACCCAGTCAGGTTGACACCCGCAGCACACCACAGCTGAGAGAACAGGTACATCAGGGTTGCTGCAAACATCACAGGGCTTTCCCAGCTTCCCAAACCTTCCTGGACTCTGCTTCGGGGTGGGAGCTTCTCTCTGCCTCGCCCACTTCCCTGCAGGCCAAGGCTCACCTTCATGGTCGGATCCTTCTCCACCAGAGGGCGGCAGTACACCGGAACGGGGACGTTCTTCATTCGCGTGTCTTCCTGGCCTCCGTTAGGACTCAGCTGCAACCACAGGCAGAGAGGTGCTGTGGGTGCGAGGCCTGCGGTGGCTCAGTTTAGTGGCGTGGTTAGCGGTTAGATTACCCATCCCTCCAGAATCGGGGCTGAGGCTGTGGACccactctgcccccacccccacgccgCCCTGCGCGTGCGCATTATGACCCACAGCACCTGCTTGTACTTGGCCGGCAGGCTCCAGCCGCAGGCCTGCAGCCGCCCGTCGTCGTTGCGCACGTGCTCGCGCACCTGGCGGTATTGCTCACGCTTCTGCTCCCGCCTGGCAGAGGAGGTGCAGTCGCTGGGTGGAAGGAACGATGGGGTACGTCTCAGGTTTTGGTGACCCACTGCCCCACGGGCAGCCTTGCGGGGAGCACCCGGTGCCCCAGGCGCCCTCCCTCCGGAACCTGCCCTGTCTTCCCAGTCACCCATGTACGGCTCCTGCTCCAGCTGGGTGCCACCAAATGGGACAGTGGCTCTCCCGTACCGGGCTTGGAGACCATACCCTGCACCTGCTCCTGTCCAGGTTCCCATTCTGCTGTCCCTGCCACTAAGGGCCACCTGGCAGGGACCTGCAATACAACACCCCATCCCCCTGGGCCTTCCAAGGAAATTTCCATAGCTGACACAAGGCACAGAACTCCCTATTTCTGCCCTGGAGCCCTGGATTTCGATTTCTTGGTttcaaaacaaaggaaagaaaaaaattacaaacaggAACTTCTTCCCCAGGTCCTGCAGGAAAACCTCCTGTCAGCTCTAAGACCTTCGCATAGGACAGGGGTGCAGGCCAGCTTGCTGAGGTGAGAGGAAGTGAGGGGCGCATTCCACTCGGACTAGGACAGGGACTGTGGGGGCGTGCAAAGGGACAGCAATGCTGTCGCAAGGGGTGGAGACACACACTGTGCTCACGGAGAGGTCATGCCCCCCAATGCCTCAGCCGCGGTCCTTCCCCCCCATGgattccacccccacccccagcacagccTCAGAGCAGAGGTGAGATGGCTCAGTGCCCCTGGCTGCAGCACCGTGAGCCACTGGCTTCCTCCTGCACTGGCCAGGAGGGgggtgcaggggaggggtgggatgCTTACTCGTCTGGGAAGAACTCCAGGGGCCGGCTGCCCGCCGAGATCTGGCACAGGGCATGGCTTCGGCGCTGACTGAAGCCAGCTGTGGTGGGCGACTTGTAATGGATGTTCACGGAAGGGTAGGACCGCTTGGCTGGAGGggggctggaggaggagctgAAGAGGCGGCTGAAGCTGCCGGCAGAGGCGTGGAAGGTGAGGGGTGGGCCTGGTGTAGGCCTCCCTGACCCTCCCCAGCCCAGCGCCCCAACTCACAACTGCCAGATGGTAGACTTCTTCTTCTCCTGGACAGATGGGTGCTCTCGGGATGCCCTACAAGGGCGGGGCAGGGTGGGAACCCAGCTAAGCCACTGCCCAGCCTGGCACAGCACTCAGCCTAAGCACGTCCACTTCCCAGCCCAGCCACTCCGGTGGCCCTTCAGGCCCTGCCCAATCTGACTATGTCCCATTCTTCCTGAGTTCCCTCTTGACTCCTTTGCAGAAGACCTTCACCTAGGACACACTGGGAATGGAGCAACAGAGTAGAGGGGGTCCTGGGAAGGTCACTCACAACTTCCTAGAAGGCCATGACACAGCAGGCCCAACACAGGCCAGCCCAGTGCTGCAGGGGAGGCTCAGCCCTGCTGGCTCCCACAGGCTCCCACCCAGGAGGCCCCTCACCCTTCCAATCCTCCTggaagagagggaggtgggagggggaggggtcagCCTCGAGCCCATGGTCCTCATACAGCAACCCTGCCTCGCATATGGAGACAGAGGCACATCTCTGGAGCCCTGTGGGCGGGCTTGGGGAAGCACCTGATCATCTCAGTCCACCGCACGGCCTCCTGAAGCTCCATGAGCCGCTCTTTGTACTGGTTGCGCTCCATGAGCACGCGGGCCATCTCCACCCGTGTGAAGCGGCGGCGCTGCGCCATGGGGATCTTGTCCTGCGGGGGAGAGGCATGACTGCTCAGCCAGGGAAAGACCAGCCAGCAGGTCAGCCCAGGGCCCTCTCAAGCCAGCTCACACCAAGATTCCTCTTGGGCTGGCCTCTGGGTGTGAATTCCTGCAGACTCAGGCAGCTGGGTGGGAAGGTTGTGAGCAGGACAGAATACGTGGAAGTTTACTTGCCAACAGGGCCACCTTCTTTCTAGGTCACAGGATGTACTTGAGGGGCACAAGAGTGATTTTTGCTGTAAGCCCCCGGAGCAATCCCAAACACTGCCAGTAGACACTAACAGGTGGGGCTGGCCCAAGGTGAAACTGAGGGAAGAGCTGGGACAGTGCGACCAAGACCAGGGCTCACCACGTCCGAGCTGAACGCTGGAAGTTTTGGAGGATCAGTGAGCATTCTGCAATTGGCAAATTCTGTGGCAGTGCTAagtctgtgccaggaactggcaGGACCGGTTTTGTGGCAGAACCAGGGGTCCAGAGGGGTGCTGCTGGGTGAGTAAGGGCATGCACCCCAAGCTGCACACAAACAGGGAGAGGTCCCTGATGGGCCCCTTCATCACCACGTAGGAGGGGCCTGGGGGAACTCCACAATTCACCTGCAGCTTTGTCTCTCTCCTCGAGTACTGGGAGTGAGGAGCTGCACAGGAATAACTAGTCTCCCAGTGCCTGTGTGTAAGCTGCGGCCCAGTGTGAGCGCTACATGACGGTggaaagaacaactaaggagcggCAAGGTCCAAAATCACCGGGGGTGAAGACCTGTGACTGCCGCCTCCTGGTAAAAGAGGGGCCGACTGTCTTCAGAACATTCCTTGCACCTCAGGGGGAAGGTGGGGGCAGACGAGCAGTCCAAGCTGTTCGGTCTGGGGACAGTGGTGACTGCTGCTATTTCTGCAGCCTTGCTCCGCAAGTTGGGAGTAGAGGTGTCAGCAGCTGCACCGTGTAGGTGGGGAGATGTTTGCGACTATGCAGAATGCATCCACTAGAACCTGGGGCTGAGAGGGGCCTGTTCTGACTTCATGAcatcctggggtgggggaggaggatgcTGGGTGTGGTCACCACACAGGGCGGGTGAGGGGGCCCAGAGCACACCCCCGGTAGCCCGCCcactgccaccccaccccccgtgcCCACATGTTAATAGTGGAATATACCAATTCTGTACAGAGATAGCTGCTTAcatcctccccctcttctttggGTTCACGGCGGGCAGTGATCGCCTCGGACTTCACCCTGCAGGACGAGAAGGAAGCCAGGCGGGGTGAGAGTCCACTGGGCACCAGCCCCATGAACGTCCTGCGCCTGAGCCTGGCTCAGGACTCTCCCCTCAGTTTCTAGGCCCTAAGCACTCTTGCCAGTGCCCTGAAGCCCAGACATCTGTCCCGGCTGACCGGGCCAAGGAACGGGACCTGCCCTCCTCAGCAGCCAAGTGCTAATGGGAAAGCAGAGCCAGCTACACTGTGGGCCAGCCTGCCCTCCCTGCTTCCAGCCCTTGTCCCTCCTGGGAGCCCCGCCCCCGCTCACCTCCGCAGCTCCTCCTCCAGGTCCTTGATGCGGTTCTCCAGCCTTAGTTTGGCTTGCCTGGCGGCTTCCAAATCCCCCTTCAGTACCTCCTGCTCCCCCGACAGCTGGTCCACTTTAGCGATGAGGTCATTCTTCACTACGTTCAGAGCATTTCTTGGAAAAGGCAGAAAGACCAGAGCCTCATGTGAACCAGCCACGTACATTCTAGGATGAGGTTGCCAGGGGTCTGCCTGCACTGGTGTATCTGAGAAGGCCCATCCTGGTCCAGAATGTGGCTAACGGTGGTTACCAAATGCCCCCATTAAAGGTAGTGAGCACTCTCCCCAAGAGGGGCGAGCTCAGCTGTGTGGGTCCGGGTCCTCCTTGGGGCTACCCTCCAGGATGGGCTGTCCCAGGGAAGGCCCGGTGGAGCGCTACTTCAGCAACCGAGATACTAGCGAGGAGCATTCTTACTTGGTTTCTAGAAGCTGGGAGTTCTCCAGCAGCAGATTCCCTACTTCCTTGCCCATTCCTGAAACGAAAGATGCAGAGGTAATAAAGCCAGGTGCTGATGCCACCACACCTGCCTCAGAGTAACGAGCACCCCCAGGGGGCGGCCCACCCCTGGGAGGGTAATACACAGGGTCAGGCCCAGAGGCTTGGCCTGCAGAGGGAGGCTGCATAGACCATGGAGAGTCCTCCGCTGGCCTTCAGACAGGCTCTCTACCCAGCAAGGCAGCCAGGGACAGACCTGCTGTGTGCAAGCCCCAGGGGGTGCCTGGATGACCTCCAGAAGCATTGAGCAGGCCCCACTGCCTTGATGGATGCAGCAACCCTGGGCTGACATTCTGGACCATGGGGTTAGGTTCTTACAGCTTTCTACCAACGTGAAGTCTGCGTCCCGTCAGAGCCCACAGGGCACCAGCAGGAGTGCTGGCTTGGCTCTGCATGCCCCTCGTCTGTTCCCCCCAGGCCAGCACTGCCCCGTGCCCCACCCCGTGGGTTCCTAGTCCAGCATGAAACCGACTCCTTCCAGAGGAACTGTGGTGGTAGGGACACAGAAGACAGCACAAGATACAGCGAACACCCAGCTGAGGAGATGGGATGGCCCCGTGGCAGGCGCAGCccttggccagggccaggaacaggGCTGGGGGGTCCTGGCCCAAGGCAGCGGGCTCAGGAGTTGAGAGAGGAGTAGAAGTGAGGGGGCCAGTGCTCCCCGGGGCCGGTGCCTGAGGGGCTGACCCAGCTCCGCGTGACCAGGCCCCACAGTGGACCTCCCAGACTGAGCTCACTGCAGGCACATCACAAAATCCCCCCAAAGTACTTAATCTAACGCTTTGGGACAGCCCCGAAAGCCAAGTCTGTCCCCCTATTCTCACTTCCCACCGTGGGCTAACGCAGCTGTGAGACAGGACACACAGGCCCAGTGTGCTCAGCTTAGGGTCCCGCTTGTCTCCATTCGCACATCCTTGTCTCGCATAGGGCCAGCCTCCCTCTCAGATGGACCACAGCAAGCACCCGGCAGACTCACCCAGACGGGCTCTGCAGCGTACCCGGGGCTGGCTGCCCTGGACTTGTGGGGGCCCGAAGAGGCCGGGGCTGCTCCCCTTCAGCTGGCCTAGGGTCTGCTCGGAGGGAGGCGGCTGGGGTGGCAGGGTGGAGGCTCCCactccccagccccaccctggaCTCCCTGCTAACCCCACTTCTGCCCCAGTATCCAGAACTAAGCAGATGGCTCATGAAGCATGAGGTGGTGTTGGGTAGACAaaggaagctggaaatg
Proteins encoded in this region:
- the MAPK8IP3 gene encoding C-Jun-amino-terminal kinase-interacting protein 3 isoform X4, with the translated sequence MMEIQMDEGGGVVVYQDDYCSGSVMSERVSGLAGSIYREFERLIHCYDEEVVKELMPLVVNVLENLDSVLSENQEHEVELELLREDNEQLLTQYEREKALRKQAEEKFIEFEDALEQEKKELQIQVEHYEFQTRQLELKAKNYADQISRLEERESEMKKEYNALHQRHTEMIQTYVEHIERSKMQQVGGNSQTESSLPGRRKERPTSLNVFPLTDGMVRAQMGGKLVPSGDHWHLSDLGQLQFSSTYQCPHDEMSESGQSSAAATPSTTGTKSNTPTSSVPSAAVTPLNESLQPLGDYGAGTKNSKRAREKRNSRNMEVQVTQEMRNVSIGMGSSDEWSDVQDIIDSTPELDIGRDPRLDRTGNSPTQGIVNKAFGINTDSLYHELSTAGSEVIGDVDEGADLLGEFSVRDDFFGMGKEVGNLLLENSQLLETKNALNVVKNDLIAKVDQLSGEQEVLKGDLEAARQAKLRLENRIKDLEEELRRVKSEAITARREPKEEGEDVSSYLCTELDKIPMAQRRRFTRVEMARVLMERNQYKERLMELQEAVRWTEMIRASREHPSVQEKKKSTIWQFFSRLFSSSSSPPPAKRSYPSVNIHYKSPTTAGFSQRRSHALCQISAGSRPLEFFPDDDCTSSARREQKREQYRQVREHVRNDDGRLQACGWSLPAKYKQLSPNGGQEDTRMKNVPVPVYCRPLVEKDPTMKLWCAAGVNLTGWKPREDHTGNGVKLEPGLDPLTCNQEVEGEAKSNHTSPEKKKTKELPETDATSSRVWILTSTLTTSKVVIIDANQPGTVVDQFTVCNAHVLCISSIPAASDSDYPPGEIFLDSDVNPEDSGTDGVLAGITLVGCATRCNVPRSNCSSRGDTPVLDKGQGEVATVANGKVNPSQSTEEATEATEVPDSGPSEAETAAVRPGPLTEHVFTDPAPVPPPSAQPGSEHGPEANLSGVQPEPEPSGDPRGASSSASPTMWLGAQNGWLYVHSAVSNWKKCLHSIKLKDSVLSLVHVKGRVLVALADGTLAIFHRGEDGQWDLSNYHLMDLGHPHHSIRCMAVVYDRVWCGYKNKVHVIQPKTMQIEKSFDAHPRRESQVRQLAWIGDGVWVSIRLDSTLRLYHAHTHQHLQDVDIEPYVSKMLGTGKLGFSFVRITALLIAGNRLWVGTGNGVVISIPLTETVVLHRGQLLGLRANKTSPTSGEGARPGGVIHVYGDDSTDKSASSFIPYCSMAQAQLCFHGHRDAVKFFVSVPGNVLATLNGSVLDSPSESPGPAAPTADAEGQKLKNVLVLSGGEGYIDFRIGDGEDDETEESAADVSQVKPMLSKAERSHIIVWQVSYSPE
- the MAPK8IP3 gene encoding C-Jun-amino-terminal kinase-interacting protein 3 isoform X7 — protein: MMEIQMDEGGGVVVYQDDYCSGSVMSERVSGLAGSIYREFERLIHCYDEEVVKELMPLVVNVLENLDSVLSENQEHEVELELLREDNEQLLTQYEREKALRKQAEEKFIEFEDALEQEKKELQIQVEHYEFQTRQLELKAKNYADQISRLEERESEMKKEYNALHQRHTEMIQTYVEHIERSKMQQVGGNSQTESSLPGRSPRQSWRKSRKERPTSLNVFPLTDGMCPHDEMSESGQSSAAATPSTTGTKSNTPTSSVPSAAVTPLNESLQPLGDYGAGTKNSKRAREKRNSRNMEVQVTQEMRNVSIGMGSSDEWSDVQDIIDSTPELDIGRDPRLDRTGNSPTQGIVNKAFGINTDSLYHELSTAGSEVIGDVDEGADLLGEFSVRDDFFGMGKEVGNLLLENSQLLETKNALNVVKNDLIAKVDQLSGEQEVLKGDLEAARQAKLRLENRIKDLEEELRRVKSEAITARREPKEEGEDVSSYLCTELDKIPMAQRRRFTRVEMARVLMERNQYKERLMELQEAVRWTEMIRASREHPSVQEKKKSTIWQFFSRLFSSSSSPPPAKRSYPSVNIHYKSPTTAGFSQRRSHALCQISAGSRPLEFFPDDDCTSSARREQKREQYRQVREHVRNDDGRLQACGWSLPAKYKQLSPNGGQEDTRMKNVPVPVYCRPLVEKDPTMKLWCAAGVNLTGWKPREDHTGNGVKLEPGLDPLTCNQEVEGEAKSNHTSPEKKKTKELPETDATSSRVWILTSTLTTSKVVIIDANQPGTVVDQFTVCNAHVLCISSIPAASDSDYPPGEIFLDSDVNPEDSGTDGVLAGITLVGCATRCNVPRSNCSSRGDTPVLDKGQGEVATVANGKVNPSQSTEEATEATEVPDSGPSEAETAAVRPGPLTEHVFTDPAPVPPPSAQPGSEHGPEANLSGVQPEPEPSGDPRGASSSASPTMWLGAQNGWLYVHSAVSNWKKCLHSIKLKDSVLSLVHVKGRVLVALADGTLAIFHRGEDGQWDLSNYHLMDLGHPHHSIRCMAVVYDRVWCGYKNKVHVIQPKTMQIEKSFDAHPRRESQVRQLAWIGDGVWVSIRLDSTLRLYHAHTHQHLQDVDIEPYVSKMLGTGKLGFSFVRITALLIAGNRLWVGTGNGVVISIPLTETVVLHRGQLLGLRANKTSPTSGEGARPGGVIHVYGDDSTDKSASSFIPYCSMAQAQLCFHGHRDAVKFFVSVPGNVLATLNGSVLDSPSESPGPAAPTADAEGQKLKNVLVLSGGEGYIDFRIGDGEDDETEESAADVSQVKPMLSKAERSHIIVWQVSYSPE
- the MAPK8IP3 gene encoding C-Jun-amino-terminal kinase-interacting protein 3 isoform X2, with translation MMEIQMDEGGGVVVYQDDYCSGSVMSERVSGLAGSIYREFERLIHCYDEEVVKELMPLVVNVLENLDSVLSENQEHEVELELLREDNEQLLTQYEREKALRKQAEEKFIEFEDALEQEKKELQIQVEHYEFQTRQLELKAKNYADQISRLEERESEMKKEYNALHQRHTEMIQTYVEHIERSKMQQVGGNSQTESSLPGRSPRQSWRKRKERPTSLNVFPLTDGMVRAQMGGKLVPSGDHWHLSDLGQLQFSSTYQCPHDEMSESGQSSAAATPSTTGTKSNTPTSSVPSAAVTPLNESLQPLGDYGAGTKNSKRAREKRNSRNMEVQVTQEMRNVSIGMGSSDEWSDVQDIIDSTPELDIGRDPRLDRTGNSPTQGIVNKAFGINTDSLYHELSTAGSEVIGDVDEGADLLGEFSVRDDFFGMGKEVGNLLLENSQLLETKNALNVVKNDLIAKVDQLSGEQEVLKGDLEAARQAKLRLENRIKDLEEELRRVKSEAITARREPKEEGEDVSSYLCTELDKIPMAQRRRFTRVEMARVLMERNQYKERLMELQEAVRWTEMIRASREHPSVQEKKKSTIWQFFSRLFSSSSSPPPAKRSYPSVNIHYKSPTTAGFSQRRSHALCQISAGSRPLEFFPDDDCTSSARREQKREQYRQVREHVRNDDGRLQACGWSLPAKYKQLSPNGGQEDTRMKNVPVPVYCRPLVEKDPTMKLWCAAGVNLTGWKPREDHTGNGVKLEPGLDPLTCNQEVEGEAKSNHTSPEKKKTKELPETDATSSRVWILTSTLTTSKVVIIDANQPGTVVDQFTVCNAHVLCISSIPAASDSDYPPGEIFLDSDVNPEDSGTDGVLAGITLVGCATRCNVPRSNCSSRGDTPVLDKGQGEVATVANGKVNPSQSTEEATEATEVPDSGPSEAETAAVRPGPLTEHVFTDPAPVPPPSAQPGSEHGPEANLSGVQPEPEPSGDPRGASSSASPTMWLGAQNGWLYVHSAVSNWKKCLHSIKLKDSVLSLVHVKGRVLVALADGTLAIFHRGEDGQWDLSNYHLMDLGHPHHSIRCMAVVYDRVWCGYKNKVHVIQPKTMQIEKSFDAHPRRESQVRQLAWIGDGVWVSIRLDSTLRLYHAHTHQHLQDVDIEPYVSKMLGTGKLGFSFVRITALLIAGNRLWVGTGNGVVISIPLTETVVLHRGQLLGLRANKTSPTSGEGARPGGVIHVYGDDSTDKSASSFIPYCSMAQAQLCFHGHRDAVKFFVSVPGNVLATLNGSVLDSPSESPGPAAPTADAEGQKLKNVLVLSGGEGYIDFRIGDGEDDETEESAADVSQVKPMLSKAERSHIIVWQVSYSPE